Genomic DNA from Nitratidesulfovibrio vulgaris str. Hildenborough:
GATGCCGCATTGCCTTGCCCGCGCACCACAGGTAAGACCTTGCGGGCCGGATGACGTGGCAGGCGCGTCAGGCCAGACCCCGCCTGTCAGCCTCACCCGAAGAGCACGCACCTTCCGGCAGGAGGAGAGTAGAACATGGCTTCGCAACGTCCCTTCATCATAGGTGTCGATACCGGCGGAACGTACACCGACGCCGTGCTGGTGGACTGCGCCACACGGGCGGTCGTGGCGTCTGCCAAGCGCCCCACCACCCATTTCGATCTCAGTGTGGGTATGGAACAGGCCCTGCACGCCGTGCTGGAACCGGCAGCCCGCGGGTGTGACAGGGCGATAGATGCCGCGCTTATCATGCCCGACGGGTGTGTCTCGCCCGTAGCCATAGGCCGGGTGGCGGTTTCCACCACGCTTGCCACCAACGCCGTGGTCGAGGGTGTGGCCGACCAGGCCGTGGGGCTCATCGTCATCGGCTGGGGCAACCGCATCGAGGTGCCGGGTGCCGCCGCCATCAGGCATATTCCCGGCGGGCACCGCATCGACGGTACGGAACAGGAGCCGCTGGCCCTCGAACCGTTGCTGGACGCTGTCGTCTCCATGCGGGGGCGCGTCGATGCCTATGCGGTGTGCAGCCTCATGAGTTTCGCCAACCCCACACACGAACTTGTGGCGGCGCGCGCCATCGCCGCCGTGGACAAGAGCCCCGTATTCTGTTCGCACGAGGTCAGCAGCCGTGCCGGGATGCAGGAACGTGCCGCCACTGCGGTGCTCAACGCCCGTCTTCTGCCCGTCATGCGTGATTTTCTGGACGGTATGAACGCGGCCCTGCAACGTATCGGCATCGATGCCGAGGTCGTGGTGGTGCGGGGCGACGCCACGGTGATGCCCCTTGCCGACGCGCTGCGCAGTGCCGCGTCGACGGTGGCCAGCGGGCCTGCCGCCACGGCGGTGTTCGGTGCCGGGGTCGCCAGCGGTGATGCCCTCATCGTGGACGTGGGCGGCACGACCACCGACGTGACCTTGCTGCACGACGGCAAGCCCGTGCTTGCGGCAGGGGGGATGGTCGTGGGCGACTGGGTGACGCATGTGCAGGCGGTGGAGATGTTCACGGTGGGCATCGGCGGAGACAGCCTCGTGCGCATCATGGAAGACCTGTCCCTGCATGTGGGCCCCCAGCGGGTGCTGCCCCTGTGCATGGCGGGTGCGCTGCCCGACCCCGGCGGTCCCGAGGGCTGGCTGGGGGCCAAGCGGCGATGCCGCTGCCTTGTGCCCGTGGCGAAATGCCATGACGCAGGTCATGCCAGTCCGGTGCTCGACCTCTTGCGGACGCGCGGCCCCATGCCGCCGGGGGCTGTCATGCGCGCCCTCGCCATGCCGGAGATAACGCTTGAGCAGGAAGTGGCGGCCCTGGTGCGGCGTCAGGCCGTATGCGAGGCGGGCTTCACGCCCACCGACGCCCTCCACGTGCTTGGCCTGCTCGATTTCGGCGATGCGGACGCCGCCGCAAGGGGGGCGGCTGCGCTGGGGCAGGCCCTTGGCTGCGATGGCCTTGAGGCTGCACGCCGCGTGGTGGCGGCAACCCGCTGTCGCATCGAGGATGCGCTGGTGGCGCATGTGGCCAGCCGCGAAGTGGGCGGCAATCTTGCCGGCTATCTTGCGCATCGGCGTGAACACGCCCTGCTGCGCATCGAGGTGGGGCTCAACGTCCCGGTGGTGGGCATCGGTGCCGCGGCGCGGCATCTGTTGCCGGGAGTGGCCGAGACCTTGCGCACCGACATCTGCTTTCCTGAACACTATGATGTGGGCAACGCCCTCGGGGCGGTCTACCTCGCCCTTGACGGCCCGGGCGCCTAGCTGCGCCGCCCCACCCGACAAGACCGCCCCGGCTTCGGACGCGGTCATGCCATCATCTTCAAGGAGCCTTACCATGCACGAACATGATGGAAAATGCGGCTGCGGACACGACCACCACGACCACGGCGAATGCGGTTGCAAGGGCGCGCACCATATGCCGCAAAGCTTCGAGGCGACGCTGGAAGTCGCCAGCGAGTGCGAGGACGCGGTCGTCGTCCATGGCTGGCTGCACATGCAGGGACGGTGGGTCGTCCATGCATGGTGCGAAGCCGGCGAGGCGGTGTACGACCTCACGGAAAGCAGGGCACCTCAACCCCGCGCCGGGTGGTATGCCAGCCACGGCGTGACAGAGGAACGGCTGCGTCGCTACGGGCGCGTCGAGTTCTTCACCCGCGTGGCGGATACCGGGGAGTTCGGTCCTTACGACAGGGAACTTTTCGCATCGCTGGAATCTGACGTCGACCCTCTGGGGCGGTAGCTAGCAGGAAGTGGGGTTCGCCACGGCGCGGCGAATGCAAGGAGTGAAAGGGGCTTCCGGATACAGCGCGAGTCCGTTTGAACACGCTGTCCGGCAACGCTTGTCCTTGCGGCTGTCGTCTGGAGGCGGTGGCACCTTGCGGAGGTGTCATGGACGGTGACGTGCCGCACCCTCCCCAAGGTGGTCGCCAGCCACCTGTGAGCGTACCGATTCCGCGAAGAGAGCCCTCGCAGACGGGGGCCATCAACATAAAAGCCCGGCATCCTGCCG
This window encodes:
- a CDS encoding hydantoinase/oxoprolinase family protein; protein product: MASQRPFIIGVDTGGTYTDAVLVDCATRAVVASAKRPTTHFDLSVGMEQALHAVLEPAARGCDRAIDAALIMPDGCVSPVAIGRVAVSTTLATNAVVEGVADQAVGLIVIGWGNRIEVPGAAAIRHIPGGHRIDGTEQEPLALEPLLDAVVSMRGRVDAYAVCSLMSFANPTHELVAARAIAAVDKSPVFCSHEVSSRAGMQERAATAVLNARLLPVMRDFLDGMNAALQRIGIDAEVVVVRGDATVMPLADALRSAASTVASGPAATAVFGAGVASGDALIVDVGGTTTDVTLLHDGKPVLAAGGMVVGDWVTHVQAVEMFTVGIGGDSLVRIMEDLSLHVGPQRVLPLCMAGALPDPGGPEGWLGAKRRCRCLVPVAKCHDAGHASPVLDLLRTRGPMPPGAVMRALAMPEITLEQEVAALVRRQAVCEAGFTPTDALHVLGLLDFGDADAAARGAAALGQALGCDGLEAARRVVAATRCRIEDALVAHVASREVGGNLAGYLAHRREHALLRIEVGLNVPVVGIGAAARHLLPGVAETLRTDICFPEHYDVGNALGAVYLALDGPGA